One window from the genome of Gimesia aquarii encodes:
- a CDS encoding serine/threonine protein kinase, which produces MAKRNKETPERKKRQSARVPKLESLGKYQIQKEIGAGGMGAVFLARDTTLNRLAALKVLPRDKAENPVLVKRFKAEGQAAAHLRHENIVSVYDAGEEDGYLYIALEYVEGTDLHNLISKRNRVPVRRSLEIITQVTKALAHAYQQGIVHRDIKPANILIRQDSVVKLTDLGLARSIDDNTETSITRAGTTVGTVDYMAPEQARDSKAADIRSDIYSLGCTWYHMLTGRAPFSEGSLTNKLAAHASTPPPDPRELNDRVPEGIVAIIQRMMAKSQNDRYQNPEELLEDLKNSNLKRSNVDNNVLEALASDESDSEQATLETITNQKADSSDFLINQFMPDYSSPAETTEEETSNRLSTSFDLEQLAAEVEVESETLVPKVKRSQKRPKKTVEPEPIADETTEFSRTQDSAPPIQEGSVISDSAVKARETARSKKQETPVKQQKRSKPVAQNPKKSRKESVAPSRPQKPSRKRGPVAPNNTSASENGVAVDYTQIAKLIGGVILLILLIWWGIKTFSSSAPTPQGKGNNPFASADQNQQQQQANSDSSETQSPDENSDQTKSADDGSNQQPVDVSENNNSAEKSQATDSNHKTNEKWQNVAARGQEKKYLPEWGTGFISLGAANGSKAYPNLPVLKVAKGKSETGIYQSLNSAIQAVNSKGAVIRLLGQGPFLLKPHRLQNISELILMADSEQNPVVVIQADEVTQKQPELNVISFSGGVLRLQGIHFLCDVSQFPDSGTCDIFKIDQSDITFQNCSFGLIGANQKRTFRLVNSIGKIRSTTARPQGETRILLENSVITGSQLEAIHVNQPYADVLVSNCFISTKGSPCLELTSQEIKPKSSSDLEARNVPCIFRIFSSTLLSDRSIFELNGPIESKKSNQPGQDATAKISPSRTDIIVVNSVLMGNPKEKQSSMVSLIDWPQDKLRAQNKSRFSGLKFQLESTLLWGWPLYLKSIDSSNTHKTFQIDSHRIWQQSWGGVVLEDAFNNQIPSKMGQLRTPAFVKSLLDFSKEKSVYAISEGGLIAGCDPAKLTSLSQGQLKRISAYQHRPQNYDQLRKVFTKAKTVTFDMTKGDLSEFLKSSGISGPTNVLVNGEGICYTSPIILENKQVRLQFQQKAGGSPLVVQLKLSPSATPKRSRDKKSTAISSFITSRNSTLEMVGGNFQIAAERRGVIPKHFLICQNSRVALDQCVLKAMLFNEKRFQSVVYVEPAATKQTSQVMIDRSFLTASGTIIESRALRLSLEIQNSLLLGLQNLFAFDAPGSDSPSIQVSLKQSTFAPGRSVFTFQESLGTSAGIGSLQIFADDSIFMPAPSTSAVRADLSRTVSLFAIPPSLQKKKLIQWWGNSNGFMIERLNLLADSGNNSQTTSAAFSKGMKNLFGEEVTQRPLASPGGIILQEQKLPPLVKIMSSDFQLLPTCKAATWSELKQPIGAKLSELEQNLKESSNSRSKPGRNKLAF; this is translated from the coding sequence ATGGCCAAGCGGAATAAGGAGACTCCTGAAAGGAAAAAACGCCAGTCCGCGCGCGTCCCCAAACTGGAATCGCTTGGCAAGTATCAAATTCAAAAAGAAATTGGTGCTGGAGGCATGGGAGCAGTCTTTCTTGCCCGCGATACAACATTAAATCGACTGGCTGCATTAAAAGTCCTACCCCGCGACAAAGCAGAGAATCCCGTGCTTGTTAAACGCTTTAAGGCTGAAGGTCAGGCAGCCGCGCATCTACGTCATGAGAATATTGTTTCTGTTTATGATGCGGGTGAAGAAGATGGTTATCTTTATATTGCATTAGAATATGTAGAGGGTACGGACTTACATAATCTGATCAGTAAACGGAATCGTGTTCCAGTTCGCCGTTCACTGGAAATTATCACGCAGGTCACAAAAGCGTTGGCACATGCCTATCAGCAAGGCATTGTGCATCGAGACATCAAGCCTGCGAATATTCTCATTCGGCAGGATAGCGTCGTAAAACTGACAGACTTGGGGCTGGCTCGTTCTATTGATGACAATACAGAGACAAGTATTACGCGGGCCGGCACCACTGTAGGGACAGTGGATTATATGGCGCCAGAACAGGCGCGAGACAGCAAGGCTGCTGATATTCGGAGTGATATCTACTCTCTGGGATGTACCTGGTATCACATGTTGACTGGGCGTGCTCCCTTTTCTGAAGGAAGTCTGACCAATAAGTTGGCTGCGCATGCTTCCACTCCCCCACCCGATCCCCGGGAGTTAAATGACCGAGTGCCTGAGGGAATTGTGGCCATCATTCAACGGATGATGGCAAAATCGCAAAATGATCGATACCAAAACCCAGAAGAGTTACTGGAAGATTTAAAAAATTCAAATCTAAAACGATCGAATGTCGACAACAACGTTCTGGAAGCACTGGCCAGTGATGAATCGGATAGTGAGCAAGCAACACTTGAAACGATTACAAATCAAAAGGCGGATAGTAGTGATTTTCTGATCAATCAATTTATGCCGGATTATAGTAGCCCGGCTGAGACAACCGAAGAGGAAACAAGCAATCGCCTCAGTACCAGCTTCGATTTGGAACAGTTGGCAGCAGAAGTAGAGGTTGAATCGGAAACTCTCGTGCCCAAGGTGAAACGTTCGCAGAAACGGCCCAAAAAAACTGTTGAGCCAGAACCAATTGCCGATGAAACCACTGAGTTTTCAAGAACACAAGATTCGGCTCCTCCAATTCAAGAAGGTTCGGTGATTTCTGATTCTGCTGTGAAAGCGAGGGAGACTGCCCGTTCGAAAAAGCAGGAAACTCCAGTTAAGCAGCAAAAGCGATCAAAACCAGTTGCTCAGAATCCAAAAAAATCTCGGAAAGAATCTGTGGCTCCAAGCCGACCTCAGAAGCCTTCTCGGAAAAGGGGGCCTGTAGCTCCCAATAATACCTCTGCTTCAGAAAACGGAGTTGCCGTAGATTACACACAGATTGCCAAGTTGATTGGTGGAGTGATTCTTTTGATTCTACTTATCTGGTGGGGTATTAAAACATTTAGTTCATCCGCTCCTACTCCACAGGGAAAAGGAAATAATCCCTTCGCATCGGCCGACCAGAATCAACAGCAACAACAAGCCAATTCAGATAGCTCTGAAACTCAGAGCCCCGACGAAAACAGTGATCAAACAAAGTCTGCTGATGATGGTTCGAATCAGCAACCGGTTGATGTTTCTGAAAACAACAACAGTGCGGAAAAGAGTCAGGCGACTGACAGCAATCATAAAACGAATGAAAAGTGGCAGAATGTAGCAGCGCGGGGTCAGGAAAAAAAATATCTCCCTGAATGGGGCACCGGATTTATATCGCTGGGCGCTGCGAATGGCAGCAAAGCATATCCTAATTTACCGGTTTTGAAAGTAGCTAAAGGGAAGTCAGAAACCGGGATCTATCAAAGTCTTAATAGTGCGATCCAAGCAGTCAACTCTAAAGGAGCAGTGATTCGTCTGCTTGGCCAAGGACCTTTTCTACTTAAACCACATCGTCTCCAAAATATCTCAGAACTCATTCTTATGGCGGATTCGGAACAGAACCCGGTTGTAGTGATTCAGGCGGATGAAGTCACACAGAAGCAACCAGAACTAAATGTGATCTCGTTTTCTGGTGGAGTGCTTCGTTTACAAGGCATTCATTTTTTGTGTGATGTTTCTCAATTTCCAGATTCTGGCACATGCGATATTTTTAAGATCGATCAGAGTGACATCACATTTCAGAACTGTTCTTTTGGGTTGATTGGAGCGAATCAAAAAAGAACCTTTCGGTTGGTAAATTCAATCGGTAAGATTCGTTCAACAACAGCAAGGCCTCAAGGAGAAACACGTATTCTCCTGGAAAATTCTGTTATTACTGGTAGTCAACTGGAAGCAATTCATGTCAACCAGCCTTATGCCGACGTATTGGTTTCGAATTGCTTTATTTCTACGAAGGGAAGTCCTTGTCTGGAGCTGACATCTCAGGAGATAAAGCCAAAATCCAGTAGCGATTTGGAAGCACGTAATGTTCCGTGTATTTTCAGAATCTTTTCCAGTACCCTGCTCTCTGACCGTTCCATATTTGAGTTGAATGGTCCAATAGAATCAAAAAAATCAAATCAACCTGGACAGGATGCAACAGCAAAAATCTCACCTTCACGGACTGATATAATCGTCGTGAATTCTGTTTTGATGGGAAATCCAAAGGAAAAGCAATCGTCCATGGTTTCCTTGATCGACTGGCCTCAGGATAAATTACGCGCACAAAATAAAAGTCGTTTCAGTGGGCTCAAATTTCAATTGGAAAGCACTTTGCTGTGGGGGTGGCCTCTCTATTTAAAATCTATAGATTCTAGTAACACTCATAAGACGTTTCAAATTGATTCTCACCGTATCTGGCAGCAAAGCTGGGGAGGAGTTGTATTAGAAGACGCATTTAACAATCAAATTCCTTCTAAAATGGGTCAGTTACGTACTCCAGCTTTTGTGAAGTCCCTACTGGATTTTTCCAAAGAGAAGAGTGTTTATGCGATTTCCGAAGGAGGACTGATTGCAGGCTGTGACCCTGCCAAATTAACATCTCTTTCCCAAGGCCAACTGAAACGAATCAGCGCGTATCAGCATAGACCTCAAAATTATGATCAACTGCGTAAAGTGTTCACAAAAGCGAAAACGGTTACCTTCGACATGACAAAAGGTGATCTAAGTGAGTTTCTCAAAAGTTCGGGAATATCAGGCCCTACGAATGTTCTCGTAAATGGTGAAGGAATTTGCTATACCTCTCCCATCATATTAGAGAATAAACAGGTACGTTTGCAATTTCAGCAAAAAGCAGGAGGCAGCCCGCTTGTTGTACAATTAAAACTGTCACCTTCTGCTACCCCAAAACGTTCTCGAGATAAAAAGTCGACTGCGATTTCTTCCTTCATCACATCAAGAAACTCGACTTTGGAGATGGTCGGTGGCAATTTCCAAATTGCAGCTGAACGAAGAGGTGTTATTCCTAAGCATTTTCTGATTTGCCAGAATAGTCGAGTGGCATTGGACCAATGTGTTTTGAAAGCGATGTTGTTCAACGAGAAACGCTTTCAATCTGTTGTGTATGTGGAGCCTGCTGCTACGAAGCAAACGAGCCAAGTTATGATTGATCGTTCTTTTCTGACTGCTTCCGGAACGATCATTGAGTCACGCGCATTACGACTTAGTCTAGAGATTCAAAATAGCCTCTTATTAGGTTTGCAAAATCTTTTTGCATTTGATGCACCGGGCTCGGACTCGCCGTCAATTCAAGTGTCTTTGAAACAAAGCACTTTTGCTCCAGGAAGATCTGTTTTTACATTTCAAGAGTCTCTCGGAACTTCAGCAGGCATAGGTTCTTTACAAATATTTGCCGACGATTCGATATTTATGCCAGCACCCTCGACTTCCGCTGTTCGTGCAGATTTATCAAGGACTGTATCTTTATTTGCTATTCCCCCATCTCTCCAGAAGAAAAAGTTAATCCAGTGGTGGGGTAATTCGAATGGCTTTATGATTGAACGGTTGAATTTACTGGCCGATAGTGGAAATAATTCTCAAACAACAAGTGCCGCGTTTTCAAAGGGAATGAAAAATCTATTCGGCGAAGAGGTGACTCAACGTCCGTTAGCTTCACCGGGAGGGATCATCTTACAGGAACAGAAGCTTCCGCCTTTAGTGAAAATTATGTCAAGTGATTTTCAACTTTTGCCAACTTGTAAGGCTGCAACCTGGTCGGAATTAAAACAACCCATTGGGGCAAAACTGTCTGAATTAGAACAGAACTTGAAAGAAAGCAGTAACAGCCGTTCTAAACCTGGACGCAATAAGCTCGCCTTTTAA
- a CDS encoding S41 family peptidase has translation MFSTTKTRLLKSLQLSNICVYLLGCSLALASTFAYADPGELPIVIPVTQSQAIAKGEEFEQTRQWIKAIEHYESALKKWPENNNIKYGLRRAKIHFGIDRRYTDDSFSKVLLSQSRREAFILFDEILSKIQSHFVDPLSTTSYVAHGTESLYLALANDQFTKAHLSNVQPAKIRTVRRILREKYWNKQVSSHHGAHQLINEVCDLSYQYLQLRDTAVISEYMFGGCNALDDYSSFLTPERLGDLYDNIEGEFVGVGIEMKAEIGEGMLLINVLPDSPAERGGVLPGDHIVSIDQTDCRNMTTDQAANLLRGPSGSQVVLELESPDGGATRVARVTRKAVQVKSFPIVKMLDQDNGIAYIKMTGFQKTSASELDAALKKLHGQGMRSLIWDVRGNPGGLLSAAVEVLDRFLEEGTLVSTRGRVSDQNWSYSAHRPGTWKIPLVLLVDENSASASEIVAGALTDHRRATVIGRKTYGKWSVQSIFPIRGSTGLRLTTAKFYSPQGNTYGKIGIEPKITVEKDELQTAMYGATREQRLAADSDIKRGLQILQRQYAVTP, from the coding sequence ATGTTTTCAACTACTAAGACGCGACTTCTGAAGAGTCTGCAATTAAGTAATATATGCGTATATTTATTGGGATGTTCGTTAGCATTGGCTTCAACTTTTGCCTATGCAGACCCCGGTGAATTACCTATTGTCATTCCTGTGACGCAAAGCCAGGCCATTGCTAAGGGAGAAGAGTTTGAGCAGACGCGACAATGGATTAAGGCAATTGAGCATTATGAATCCGCTTTGAAGAAGTGGCCTGAGAACAATAATATTAAATACGGTCTGCGTCGTGCCAAAATTCATTTTGGTATCGATCGACGTTATACAGATGACAGTTTCTCTAAAGTTCTCTTATCTCAGTCGCGACGTGAAGCATTCATTCTTTTCGACGAAATCTTATCAAAAATTCAGTCACATTTTGTCGATCCGCTTAGCACAACATCGTATGTAGCGCATGGTACTGAGAGTCTTTATCTGGCACTAGCGAATGATCAATTCACCAAAGCACACTTGAGCAATGTACAACCTGCAAAAATTCGTACTGTTCGTCGTATCTTGAGAGAAAAATATTGGAACAAGCAAGTTTCAAGTCATCACGGGGCACACCAACTGATTAATGAAGTTTGTGATTTATCTTATCAATATCTTCAACTGCGTGACACGGCAGTGATCTCTGAATATATGTTTGGTGGTTGTAATGCACTCGATGATTACAGCAGTTTTCTGACTCCCGAACGTCTGGGGGACCTTTATGATAACATTGAAGGAGAGTTTGTCGGTGTTGGCATAGAAATGAAAGCGGAAATCGGCGAAGGGATGTTACTCATCAATGTTCTGCCAGACAGTCCCGCTGAACGGGGAGGCGTGTTGCCGGGAGATCATATTGTCAGTATCGATCAAACAGATTGTCGAAACATGACGACTGATCAGGCTGCCAATCTCTTGCGTGGTCCTTCTGGAAGTCAGGTTGTCTTAGAACTGGAAAGTCCGGATGGTGGTGCGACTCGTGTTGCCAGAGTCACGAGAAAAGCGGTTCAAGTGAAAAGTTTTCCCATTGTAAAGATGCTTGATCAAGACAACGGAATTGCTTACATCAAAATGACTGGTTTCCAGAAAACGTCTGCTTCTGAACTGGATGCTGCGTTAAAAAAATTGCATGGCCAGGGAATGCGGTCTTTGATTTGGGATGTCCGTGGAAATCCCGGTGGTTTGCTTTCTGCGGCGGTCGAAGTTCTTGATCGATTTCTGGAAGAAGGTACATTGGTTTCAACACGCGGACGTGTTTCGGACCAGAACTGGAGTTATTCGGCTCACCGTCCTGGAACCTGGAAGATCCCATTAGTATTATTAGTGGATGAGAACAGTGCCAGTGCCAGTGAAATCGTGGCGGGGGCTCTTACAGATCATCGCCGAGCGACTGTGATTGGCCGTAAAACTTATGGAAAATGGTCAGTACAAAGTATCTTTCCCATTCGAGGTTCGACTGGTTTACGTTTGACAACTGCTAAGTTCTATTCGCCTCAAGGAAATACTTATGGTAAGATCGGGATAGAACCTAAAATCACAGTTGAGAAAGATGAACTGCAGACTGCCATGTATGGTGCGACACGTGAGCAACGACTGGCAGCAGACTCTGACATCAAACGTGGCTTACAAATCCTGCAAAGGCAATATGCAGTAACACCATGA